The genomic window AGCCATTACATCGGAAGGTAATGGTAGGATGTTCTTCCTTGACCCCTACGAGGGTGGAAAATATGCAGTGGCGGAAGCCCTCAGAAATCTTGCCTGCGTGGGTGCAAAGCCTTTGGGAATAACAGACTGCCTTAACTTTGGAAACCCAGACAGACCAGAGATTATGTGGCAACTTGTGAAGGCTATAGAAGGCATATCCGATGCCTGCAAGTTCTTTGAAGTTCCCGTGGTTAGCGGTAATGTGTCCTTGTATAACGAGACGGTGGAAAGAGAAGAGATAAGAAACATATACCCCACACCCATACTGGTTGCGGTAGGCTACATAGATTCTGGAAGGTGGGTAGACCATCGCTTTAAGGAGGAGGGAGACCTTATCTTCTTGGTGGGAGACCTCAAAAGGGAGTTTTCCCTTGCTGGCAGTGAATACCTAAAGGCGGTGCACGGAAAGGTGGCTGGCAGGACTCCTCAGGTAAACCTTGAGAAGGAGAAAAAACTTCATGCCTTACTTATAAGGCTCATAGAGGGGGGTATTCTTAGGTCTGCTCATGACGTGTCTCAGGGTGGGCTCTTGGTGGCACTTCTTGAGGGTGTTTTTGGAACAGGTTTAGGTCTTGACATAAACCTATACGTGGAAGACAGGCTTGACTTCTTTCTGTTTTCTGAAAACCCCACCCTTGTGGTTGTGAGTTTGAAAAAGGAGGATGCGGAAGCCTTTAAAGACCTCGTGGAAGAGTATGAGCTTGACTGGATGTTTTTGGGAAAGGTGAAGGAGAAGAGGTCTTTCACCTTAACAAATAACGACGAAAGCCTTTTAGAACTACCTTTGGAAGAGCTTGAAGAGTTATGGAAAAAAGCCTTAGAAAGATTGCTCTAATATATGGGCTCACCGCCTTTATGGTGCTAAGCCTTGACCTTATTACCAAAAACCTTGCAGAGTCCTTTCTCAAAGAGAGGGACATTAGCCTTTTGCCCTTTCTTCATCTCGTGCTTGTCCACAACAGGGGCGTAGCCTTTGGACTTCTTGCAGAGGCACCCGACCTTATAAGGATTCCCGTCCTTTTTATAACTCCTTTGATTGCTCTTGTTATAACCTTTTTGTATGCGGTAAGGGTCAGGGGCATACTTGTTCCAGTGCTTATGGGTATGGTGGGCGGGGGTGCTTTTGGAAATCTCTATGATAGGGTTTTACTTGGATATGTAAGAGACTTTATATACCTTTCCTATGGAGGGCTTTCTTGGCCAGCCTTTAACTTGGCAGACGCCAGCATAAGCACCGCCATATTTCTTCTCCTCATGAGGGAGCTCCTACCAAAGGGTGGAAAAAATTAAGATACTCTGCTATATTCTATCCTTATGGTAGAGAAGATAGCCCATCTTGCAAGGCTAAAGTTAACAGAGGAAGAGAAGGAATACTTTGAGAAACAGCTTACAAGCATCCTGCACTTTGTGGAACAGCTCCAAGAGGTGGACACCCCAGAGGTAGAACCCTTTACCTCTCCTTTTGAGGAGACGCCCATGCGGGAAGACGAGCCCCTCAAGGAC from Hydrogenobacter sp. T-8 includes these protein-coding regions:
- the lspA gene encoding signal peptidase II, with the protein product MEKSLRKIALIYGLTAFMVLSLDLITKNLAESFLKERDISLLPFLHLVLVHNRGVAFGLLAEAPDLIRIPVLFITPLIALVITFLYAVRVRGILVPVLMGMVGGGAFGNLYDRVLLGYVRDFIYLSYGGLSWPAFNLADASISTAIFLLLMRELLPKGGKN
- the gatC gene encoding Asp-tRNA(Asn)/Glu-tRNA(Gln) amidotransferase subunit GatC, which translates into the protein MVEKIAHLARLKLTEEEKEYFEKQLTSILHFVEQLQEVDTPEVEPFTSPFEETPMREDEPLKDFDPQLVLEQAPEAEGSFFVVPRVVEY